The Pseudomonas sp. MH9.2 genomic interval GGCATCGGCCAAGGAATTGCGCCAGTAGTTCGCGAGTTTGAAGGAATAGTCGTTCATCGTCCTGATTCAATGCGGACCGTGACTCACTGTGACGGTCGATGGATGGTGATTGGGCCGAGGGTAGCGTGTTGGGTGGGGAATGGCCAATCAGGACATGCTGCGGAACGGGATACTCCAAGGCTCTAGCATCGGTGTCAGTGGGTTGTATTGATAAACAATCTCCCCGAGAATCGAAAACTTACTGAATAGCCCCTGGTTTCATAGACAGCTTGGAAGGCTGCTTGGGGGCTGCGGAGCTTCGGTTTCAAGCTCTACGGTTCCGATTTACCAAGCCCTGGGTTTTCGCGTATGTGGAATCCAGGTTGTTCAGGTTGCAATGCGCTGGGGCATTCCAAGGCCTCGGGGAATCATGCCGATGGTCAACGTGGAAGCTTTCGAGTCAGTGCAGATCGCAAGTGTCGCAACCAACAGAGTCGTCAAGCAAAAAGACGGGGACATACTTAATAAAGATCGAGAAAAACGCATTAGCGAGATAATGAATTTTCTTGGAAGCCAGCTACCCATTCAGCATATGACTATCAGTGATTAATCAATCAACCCATGCAGGTCAATCGAGCGGGTTAGTGTTTACGCCTTAAGCGACCACCCAGCGCCCCCCTCTTTGTTTCGCAAAGAGGGGGTATGTGACCTGAACGCCGGCAAAAAGTGCGAGCAGGTGAATTATTCAGTGTCTCCTCAGGGGCATAGTTTGAGTGCTACGCCCCATATAATTGATTGACTGCGCATTGTATTGGGGTGGAGGTTTTTATGAATTACATACCATTGGAGAAGTCCGGCTGATACATATCGATATCGTTACGCACTGTTTGCAACGTTTTATCGTAGCAACACAGCATATGCAAAGCCCAATCGGCACGCGCCCGAAGGCGAATGTCATTTTCGTCTTGAGGTTCTCCATTGTTCAGCATACTTTCAACTTGCCTGACGATCAGTTGTTCCGGGAGGTAGGTGATCCGGCAATTTTTATAACTGGACCCACGTAACTCAGCGATAGGATAGGCGCCCCCTAATCCGGCCGAAACCCCCACCAATAGCGCTGGCTTATGTCCCAATTCGGCGAGACCGGCGTAAAGGAAGAAATTTTTTAAGGCTGGGCAAGCCATGCCGTTCCACTCCGGACTGATGACGACCAGCGCTGTTGCTTTTTTAAGAATTGACTGCTGTTTGCTCCAGACGTTATCAGTGTCTTTCTCCGGCCAGGGTGGTAGCCGGCTTGATGCTAAGTCTATTAAGTTTATTGACTCGCAAAGTTCGAGTCTTTCTAATCGGTCGCGCAGATAGTTGGCGACCTTGACCGATTGACTGTCTGATCTATTCGATCCAGACAGCAGAACGATATGACTACTCATCGTGCCACCTTCTGCTCAGCAGTCACAGTCGGTGCCACGCAGCGGGATCGAACAACTGGCCAGAATAATTCCTCTTTCCAACTGATCGGCGACAAGTGCTCGATACCATAAGCCGGTGGACGACGGCGCGTAATCTTTGCCGTCCCGAACAGTACATCCCAAAGAAACAACATATTGCCAAAATTACCTTTGTAATGCGTGACGCCATCCTCAGCCGTCAAACCGTGATGTGCAGAATGAGTGGATGGCGTAGAGAAGGTGCGCTCCATTATCCAGACAAGAGGCCGCAAAGCAGGAATGCGGTAAAGTTTATCGTCCCAGGCGACACTGCTGTGCGCCGCAAAAATCACGGTCATTTTCAAGATCAAATAAACGTAATAAACCGGTGCGAGACCAAGATAAATTAGCATACCGGACAGCCAGATGCCCGGCATCAGTAGATAGTAAAAACTGTTATTA includes:
- a CDS encoding NADPH-dependent FMN reductase, with the protein product MSSHIVLLSGSNRSDSQSVKVANYLRDRLERLELCESINLIDLASSRLPPWPEKDTDNVWSKQQSILKKATALVVISPEWNGMACPALKNFFLYAGLAELGHKPALLVGVSAGLGGAYPIAELRGSSYKNCRITYLPEQLIVRQVESMLNNGEPQDENDIRLRARADWALHMLCCYDKTLQTVRNDIDMYQPDFSNGM
- a CDS encoding sterol desaturase family protein; its protein translation is MNTTMLASNPTFIVAGIFLAFVLIELACESFRQSSSSKRDVLIEVIGSSIMVAITFPLVMWLSGLILNQLLPNMKDALAGIPWIAGFVLFVLLDDMTQYWWHRLTHRVPALYALHRAHHSAPYMSIRIVYRNNSFYYLLMPGIWLSGMLIYLGLAPVYYVYLILKMTVIFAAHSSVAWDDKLYRIPALRPLVWIMERTFSTPSTHSAHHGLTAEDGVTHYKGNFGNMLFLWDVLFGTAKITRRRPPAYGIEHLSPISWKEELFWPVVRSRCVAPTVTAEQKVAR